Proteins encoded in a region of the Hyphomicrobiales bacterium genome:
- a CDS encoding SDR family NAD(P)-dependent oxidoreductase — protein MTLQIEGQLEGKTALVTGASRGIGYAAAKAYAAAGAHVIAVARTVGGLEELDDEIKADGGNATLVPLDLKDGEGIDRLGGAIYERWGKLDILLANAGILGSITPVGHMSPKEFDDVMAINVTANWRLIRSLDPLLRQSMSGRALFISSSAPRKRRPYWAAYSMSKAALETMAVTYAKETEQTPIKTIIINPGPLRTAMRAKAVPGEDPSSLKTPADIAPHLVELSVADLQRSGVLWDFPTKCFVDI, from the coding sequence ATGACTCTTCAAATTGAGGGGCAGCTTGAAGGTAAGACTGCGCTTGTAACCGGCGCATCGCGCGGCATTGGATATGCGGCAGCCAAGGCATATGCGGCGGCGGGTGCACATGTCATTGCTGTGGCCCGCACAGTTGGCGGCCTTGAAGAGCTTGATGATGAAATTAAAGCGGACGGTGGCAACGCGACACTTGTGCCACTTGACCTCAAAGATGGCGAAGGCATTGATCGTCTTGGCGGTGCTATTTATGAACGATGGGGTAAACTCGATATTCTACTGGCCAATGCTGGGATCTTAGGCAGCATCACACCGGTTGGTCATATGTCGCCAAAAGAGTTCGATGATGTCATGGCAATTAATGTCACCGCTAACTGGCGATTAATCCGCTCACTAGACCCGCTGCTGCGTCAATCGATGAGTGGGCGCGCGCTTTTCATTTCATCTAGTGCGCCCCGCAAACGGCGACCTTATTGGGCAGCTTACTCAATGTCCAAAGCAGCGCTTGAAACCATGGCAGTCACTTATGCCAAGGAAACAGAACAAACGCCCATCAAAACGATCATCATTAACCCCGGCCCCCTGCGCACAGCCATGCGCGCTAAAGCCGTACCAGGTGAAGACCCTTCTAGTTTAAAAACACCTGCAGACATTGCACCGCATCTCGTGGAGCTATCAGTTGCCGACCTTCAAAGAAGTGGTGTTTTGTGGGATTTCCCAACGAAATGCTTTGTCGACATTTAG
- a CDS encoding CvpA family protein → MQFALLDIVVIVVVFLSAMLAMVRGFSREILSVGSWMVAAAAALAVALTDDPLTPIVRNYVENETIAMIVTVAIVFIVTLVIVSFITMRISDFIIDSSIGALDRTLGFIFGAARGVLLFVVAVGMFNWLAPEAQPTWISESKSKPFLDNMANSLIAVLPEDIEDLVDIGKDIISKEDGSAPSETDDKNGSPISQSEQKALENLIPDSTNN, encoded by the coding sequence ATGCAATTTGCGCTTTTAGATATTGTTGTCATCGTTGTGGTGTTTTTATCAGCTATGTTAGCCATGGTGAGAGGTTTTTCTCGTGAGATTCTCTCCGTGGGATCATGGATGGTAGCGGCAGCGGCAGCTCTTGCAGTAGCCCTCACAGATGACCCATTAACACCTATTGTTCGAAACTATGTAGAGAATGAAACGATCGCGATGATCGTGACAGTTGCAATCGTCTTTATAGTCACTTTGGTTATTGTCAGTTTTATTACTATGCGCATTTCCGATTTTATCATCGACTCATCGATTGGCGCACTTGATCGTACTTTAGGTTTTATTTTTGGTGCCGCACGCGGCGTTCTTTTATTTGTGGTCGCCGTTGGCATGTTCAATTGGCTGGCACCAGAAGCACAGCCCACATGGATATCTGAATCTAAATCAAAACCATTCCTTGATAATATGGCCAACTCTTTGATCGCAGTTCTTCCAGAAGACATTGAAGACCTCGTCGATATAGGCAAAGATATTATATCCAAAGAAGATGGCTCTGCTCCTTCAGAAACAGACGACAAAAATGGTTCGCCAATTAGCCAGAGCGAACAAAAAGCGTTAGAAAACCTCATCCCTGACAGTACAAACAATTAG
- a CDS encoding replicative DNA helicase: METAPNFAPANDPQQMQDFRSSPANLEVEQALLGAILVNNSAYDRVSDFLKAEHFYEPIHQLIYEEAGKIIRMDKIANPITIKTFLPAEQQVGEITLVQYLARLAGEATTIINAVDYGRAIQDLAIRRALIDVGEEVVNTAYDAPSEMTPRDQIEGAEKRLFELAETGSEARGFVNFSSALTESIEMAGAAFQRDGQLSGCATGLSDLDRRMGGLQSSDLIILAARPGMGKTSLATNIAYNVASAYEPEVQADGTIKPKNGGRVGFFSLEMSAEQLATRVVSEQAEVSSSKIRRGEISPAEYDKLTFAVQDMQSKPLFIDQTGGISIAQLSTRARRLKRQHGLDLLVVDYVQLMSGSSKNAGNRVQEITEITTGLKSLAKELKVPIIALSQLSRAVESRDDKHPQLSDLRESGSIEQDADVVLFIYREEYYLQNKEPPQDDPSYAEWFTKMEKARGVAEVIVAKQRHGPTGIVPLSFTPQYTRFSDLANSSQLPDQY; the protein is encoded by the coding sequence ATGGAAACAGCGCCTAATTTTGCTCCAGCAAATGACCCGCAGCAAATGCAGGATTTCAGATCATCACCTGCCAACCTTGAGGTTGAGCAGGCGCTTTTGGGCGCTATTTTGGTCAATAACAGCGCTTATGATCGCGTTTCTGATTTTCTCAAGGCCGAGCACTTTTATGAGCCAATCCACCAATTGATTTATGAAGAAGCTGGCAAAATTATTCGTATGGATAAGATTGCCAATCCAATCACCATCAAAACATTTTTGCCGGCAGAACAACAAGTTGGCGAGATTACGCTGGTTCAATATCTAGCTCGCCTAGCCGGTGAAGCCACCACCATTATCAATGCTGTTGACTATGGTCGCGCTATACAAGATCTCGCGATCAGACGCGCACTCATTGATGTGGGCGAAGAAGTGGTGAATACGGCCTATGATGCACCATCTGAGATGACACCGCGCGATCAGATCGAAGGAGCAGAGAAACGACTGTTTGAATTGGCCGAAACCGGCAGTGAGGCACGCGGTTTTGTCAATTTTTCGTCTGCACTCACAGAATCAATTGAAATGGCCGGTGCTGCCTTTCAGCGCGATGGACAGTTATCTGGATGTGCGACTGGTCTAAGCGACCTTGATCGCCGCATGGGTGGTCTACAATCATCCGACCTTATCATTTTGGCAGCTCGTCCCGGCATGGGCAAAACATCGCTGGCCACCAATATCGCCTATAATGTCGCAAGCGCCTATGAACCAGAAGTACAGGCTGATGGGACAATAAAACCGAAAAACGGTGGGCGCGTTGGCTTCTTCTCATTGGAGATGTCAGCGGAACAGCTGGCAACACGTGTGGTTTCTGAACAGGCGGAAGTCTCATCAAGCAAAATTCGCCGAGGAGAGATTTCACCTGCCGAATATGACAAGCTCACCTTTGCCGTGCAGGACATGCAATCGAAGCCCTTGTTTATCGACCAGACGGGCGGCATTTCCATCGCGCAGCTTTCCACCCGAGCAAGACGCTTGAAGCGACAGCATGGGCTTGATCTTTTGGTGGTTGACTATGTGCAGTTGATGTCGGGCAGCTCGAAAAATGCAGGCAATCGGGTGCAGGAAATTACGGAAATCACCACCGGTTTGAAATCACTGGCGAAGGAATTGAAAGTACCGATCATCGCCCTCTCCCAGCTTTCACGTGCTGTCGAAAGTCGCGACGACAAACACCCGCAACTCTCCGACCTTCGAGAATCAGGCTCTATTGAGCAGGACGCCGATGTGGTGTTGTTTATTTATCGTGAGGAATATTATCTTCAGAATAAAGAACCACCACAAGATGACCCATCTTATGCGGAATGGTTTACGAAGATGGAGAAAGCACGCGGGGTCGCTGAGGTGATTGTTGCCAAACAAAGGCATGGTCCCACAGGTATTGTGCCGCTCTCCTTCACGCCGCAGTATACCCGCTTCTCTGATCTCGCAAATTCATCGCAATTACCCGACCAGTATTAG
- the radA gene encoding DNA repair protein RadA: protein MAKIKSRFVCQNCGAVSSRWQGKCESCNEWNTIVEDLEIAGVGGGPGKPMRKGRVIPLNSLDGDTDQAPRTKTNMPELDRVTGGGFVRGSALLLGGDPGIGKSTILLQAASSLANQGHKVVYISGEEAIDQVRLRAQRLGLSDSAVRLGAETSVEDILATLENEKNASLVILDSIQTLWTDQAESAPGTVTQVRASSQAMIRYAKQSGATVVLVGHVTKEGQIAGPRVVEHMVDAVLYFEGEGAHQFRILRAVKNRFGPTDEIGVFEMTGKGLREVANPSELFLGERSGSAPGAAVFAGMEGSRPVLVEVQALVAPSQLGTPRRAVVGWDSSRLAMVLAVLDAHCGVRLGSHDVYLNVAGGLKINEPAADLAIAAALTSSLAGVALPKDAVYFGEVSLSGAVRPVSHVATRLKESAKLGFKQATGPTLSEKNSPKALNSFKSIDNLSLLVAQILASKPKDTTDG, encoded by the coding sequence TTGGCTAAAATCAAGTCTCGGTTTGTCTGTCAAAATTGCGGCGCTGTTTCATCACGCTGGCAAGGCAAATGCGAGTCCTGTAACGAATGGAACACGATCGTCGAAGACCTTGAAATTGCTGGTGTTGGCGGTGGTCCTGGCAAGCCTATGCGCAAAGGGCGTGTGATACCCCTCAACTCGCTAGATGGAGATACAGATCAAGCCCCACGCACCAAAACCAATATGCCGGAACTTGATCGCGTAACAGGCGGTGGATTTGTTCGAGGTTCGGCCCTTCTGCTTGGCGGAGATCCAGGGATCGGCAAGTCAACGATCCTTCTACAAGCCGCCAGCTCTCTCGCTAATCAGGGGCATAAGGTTGTTTATATTTCTGGTGAGGAGGCGATTGATCAAGTGCGGCTTCGCGCCCAGCGTCTAGGTTTATCTGATAGTGCCGTGCGACTTGGTGCCGAAACCAGCGTTGAAGATATTCTGGCAACGTTGGAAAACGAGAAAAACGCCAGCCTTGTTATTCTAGATTCGATCCAAACATTATGGACAGATCAGGCGGAGTCGGCGCCCGGCACGGTAACACAAGTGCGCGCGTCGTCTCAGGCGATGATCCGTTACGCCAAGCAATCAGGAGCCACAGTGGTTCTTGTTGGACATGTTACCAAAGAAGGCCAAATTGCAGGTCCCCGCGTGGTAGAGCATATGGTCGACGCTGTTTTATATTTTGAAGGCGAAGGCGCACATCAATTTCGCATTTTACGCGCGGTGAAAAACCGCTTCGGCCCGACCGACGAAATTGGTGTTTTCGAGATGACCGGTAAGGGCCTGCGTGAAGTCGCCAATCCTTCAGAGTTATTTTTAGGAGAACGTAGCGGTTCGGCTCCCGGTGCTGCTGTTTTTGCTGGCATGGAAGGGTCACGTCCGGTTTTGGTTGAAGTGCAGGCACTGGTCGCACCCTCACAGCTGGGCACACCACGTCGCGCTGTCGTGGGCTGGGATTCATCGCGCCTTGCCATGGTACTTGCCGTACTCGACGCCCACTGTGGGGTGCGTCTTGGTAGCCATGATGTTTACTTGAATGTTGCAGGTGGCCTCAAAATCAATGAACCTGCAGCTGATCTTGCGATTGCTGCGGCCCTCACCTCTTCCCTTGCCGGCGTTGCTCTTCCCAAAGATGCCGTTTACTTTGGTGAGGTCAGTCTTTCCGGTGCCGTTCGCCCTGTGTCTCATGTTGCCACAAGGCTCAAAGAATCGGCAAAACTTGGTTTTAAACAAGCAACGGGACCAACATTAAGTGAAAAAAACTCGCCAAAAGCACTCAATAGCTTTAAGTCAATTGATAATTTATCGCTGTTGGTGGCCCAAATATTAGCCTCAAAACCAAAAGACACTACTGATGGGTAG
- the purF gene encoding amidophosphoribosyltransferase, whose translation MFPADDDDDAFHEECGVFGIFGHDDAAALTVLGLHALQHRGQEASGIVSYDGKQFSSERHVGLVGDTFSKKSVIDRLPGTRAIGHNRYSTAGGAGLRNIQPLFAEFAGGGFAIAHNGNLTNALTLQKKLQTQGAIFQSTSDTETILHLIATSIRGPLVDRFVDALRQVEGAYSLIGISENKMIGCRDPMGVRPLVLGDLDGAYILASETCALDIIGAQFIREIEPGELVVITDSGLESLKPFSKTGDRFCVFEYVYFARPDSVFRGQSVYEARKQIGAELARESAVDADVIVPVPDSGTPAAIGYAQEAGIPFDLGIIRNHYVGRTFIEPSDSVRHMGVRLKHNGNKQVLKGKRVILVDDSIVRGTTSVKIVQMVRDAGAAEVHMRVASPPTMSSCYYGVDTPEKGKLLASRMSIEEMQTYINTDSLSFLSIDGLYRAVGEAKRNGDLPQYCDACFTGEYPTALTDREGGSNVRQLSLLSEAG comes from the coding sequence ATGTTCCCTGCGGACGATGATGACGATGCCTTTCATGAAGAATGTGGGGTTTTTGGTATTTTTGGTCACGATGATGCTGCCGCACTGACTGTATTGGGCCTTCATGCCCTGCAACACCGTGGGCAAGAAGCGTCCGGCATTGTTAGCTATGATGGCAAGCAATTTTCTTCTGAGCGTCATGTCGGCCTTGTCGGCGATACGTTTTCTAAGAAGAGCGTTATTGATCGCTTGCCGGGAACTCGTGCCATTGGACATAATCGCTATTCCACGGCGGGTGGAGCGGGCTTGCGCAATATACAACCCCTATTCGCCGAATTTGCCGGTGGCGGCTTTGCCATCGCCCACAACGGTAATTTGACAAACGCCCTCACGTTACAAAAGAAACTGCAAACTCAAGGGGCCATTTTTCAGTCAACCTCCGATACAGAAACCATTTTGCACCTTATAGCGACTTCCATTCGCGGCCCCTTAGTAGACCGCTTTGTAGATGCGCTGCGGCAGGTTGAAGGTGCTTATTCCTTGATTGGGATTAGCGAAAATAAAATGATCGGTTGTCGAGACCCTATGGGCGTTCGCCCCCTTGTTTTAGGCGACCTTGATGGCGCTTATATTCTTGCCTCAGAAACCTGCGCCCTTGATATTATTGGCGCCCAATTTATTCGCGAGATTGAACCCGGTGAATTGGTGGTTATCACGGATAGCGGATTAGAAAGCTTAAAGCCATTCTCCAAAACCGGCGATCGTTTTTGCGTCTTTGAATATGTATATTTTGCTAGACCGGATTCAGTATTCCGTGGTCAGTCGGTCTATGAGGCGCGCAAGCAAATTGGTGCGGAGCTTGCCCGCGAAAGTGCTGTTGATGCGGATGTTATTGTCCCGGTGCCTGATTCAGGCACACCGGCGGCCATTGGCTATGCGCAAGAAGCCGGCATTCCTTTCGATCTGGGTATCATCCGCAACCATTATGTTGGCCGCACCTTTATTGAACCATCTGATTCTGTTCGCCATATGGGCGTTCGTTTGAAACACAATGGCAACAAGCAAGTTCTAAAAGGTAAGCGTGTGATACTCGTCGATGACTCCATCGTCCGGGGCACCACTTCGGTCAAAATTGTCCAAATGGTGCGCGATGCAGGTGCTGCTGAAGTTCATATGCGCGTTGCAAGCCCCCCTACTATGTCGTCATGTTACTATGGCGTTGATACACCTGAAAAGGGTAAGCTTCTCGCCTCTCGCATGTCGATTGAAGAGATGCAGACCTATATTAATACCGACAGCCTTTCCTTTTTATCTATCGACGGTCTTTATCGTGCCGTGGGTGAAGCAAAGCGTAATGGTGATCTGCCGCAATATTGCGATGCCTGCTTTACTGGCGAATATCCAACCGCACTCACTGATCGCGAAGGTGGCAGCAATGTGCGCCAACTCTCTTTACTATCTGAGGCCGGTTGA
- the alr gene encoding alanine racemase, producing the protein MMVDLSDYPTLNPLSCGRLTVDLEAFADNWRHLRDTVNQGDNPTECGAVIKADAYGITLEKAVESLSDAGCKTYFVATPEEGIRVRGLDIDASIYILNGLLFDCSNLYKNNNLKPVLNSIDEVKEWADNSDGHPAALHIDTGMNRLGMREDEARELAKDNALIAKLNLSLLMSHLVCGGSPRSLMNGCQLSSFQEICTLFPDVDRSLCNSAGIFNGSAFHMDVVRPGIALYGGAALMDHAGSNPMKPVVKAEGRILQIRDVKEHESVGYSAAEIVDRDRTIATVACGYADGYIRQSGSTTKKKGAFAYINGYKVPLVGHVSMDLIAIDVSDVPDVKRGDYVELFGPNISISQLAGHAGTIDYEFLTSLGKRYARLYGPLGE; encoded by the coding sequence ATGATGGTAGATTTGTCTGATTACCCAACATTGAACCCTCTTTCTTGCGGACGCTTAACAGTCGATCTTGAAGCCTTTGCTGATAACTGGCGCCACTTGCGCGACACCGTGAATCAAGGCGACAATCCAACGGAATGCGGTGCGGTGATTAAAGCGGATGCCTATGGCATCACACTTGAAAAAGCCGTAGAATCATTATCTGATGCGGGTTGCAAAACATATTTTGTGGCGACTCCCGAGGAAGGGATACGCGTCAGAGGCTTGGATATAGACGCCTCGATTTACATCTTAAATGGCCTTCTATTTGATTGCTCAAATCTATATAAAAACAATAATTTAAAGCCAGTTCTTAATTCAATAGACGAAGTTAAGGAGTGGGCTGATAACAGTGATGGTCACCCCGCAGCCCTACATATTGATACCGGTATGAACCGCCTTGGTATGCGGGAGGATGAAGCAAGAGAGCTTGCAAAAGATAATGCCCTTATTGCCAAACTCAATCTCTCTTTACTGATGTCACATCTCGTTTGTGGGGGCAGCCCTCGGTCTTTGATGAACGGATGTCAGCTCTCAAGTTTTCAAGAAATTTGCACCCTCTTTCCCGATGTCGATCGATCGCTTTGTAACTCTGCGGGCATATTCAATGGATCAGCTTTTCATATGGATGTAGTTCGCCCCGGCATTGCGCTATATGGCGGTGCAGCCCTCATGGATCATGCAGGCAGCAATCCCATGAAACCTGTTGTGAAAGCGGAGGGGCGAATCTTGCAGATTCGAGATGTGAAAGAGCATGAAAGCGTTGGCTACAGCGCCGCTGAAATTGTTGATCGTGACCGCACAATCGCGACCGTTGCCTGCGGATATGCAGATGGCTATATCCGTCAATCCGGCTCCACCACAAAGAAAAAAGGAGCTTTTGCCTATATCAATGGATATAAAGTGCCATTGGTGGGCCACGTTTCTATGGACCTTATTGCCATTGATGTGAGTGATGTTCCTGATGTAAAACGCGGCGATTATGTGGAGCTTTTTGGGCCTAACATTTCGATCAGTCAGCTTGCGGGTCATGCTGGAACCATAGACTATGAATTTCTTACCTCACTGGGCAAACGCTATGCTCGCCTCTATGGTCCGTTAGGAGAATAA